From a region of the Cucumis sativus cultivar 9930 chromosome 6, Cucumber_9930_V3, whole genome shotgun sequence genome:
- the LOC101219164 gene encoding protein SMALL AUXIN UP-REGULATED RNA 10, translated as MDLSREKVKNKGLILKTWERCKSMGRGQRNSPSSTGIKRFLTRKTKSLPRLEVFSGGEDEDEKERRRSRKRRVAPEGCFTVYVGAERQRFVIKTECANHPLFRSLLEEAEAEYGYNCQAPLSLPCDVESFYSVLMEMDDDSAGDLRRGCGYPTPKRFGYNLLSPRSSSLVVN; from the coding sequence ATGGATTTAAGTAGAGAGAAAGTGAAGAACAAGGGATTGATCTTGAAAACCTGGGAGCGGTGCAAATCGATGGGCCGAGGGCAAAGAAATTCACCGTCCTCCACTGGAATAAAACGATTCTTAACGAGGAAGACAAAATCCTTGCCTCGCTTGGAGGTCTTCTCCGGCGGAGAAGACGAGGACGAGAAGGAACGCCGGCGTAGCCGAAAACGGAGAGTTGCGCCTGAAGGATGTTTCACGGTGTACGTCGGAGCAGAGAGGCAGAGATTCGTGATCAAAACAGAGTGTGCTAACCATCCTCTGTTCCGATCGCTGTTGGAGGAGGCGGAGGCGGAGTACGGATACAACTGTCAAGCGCCGCTATCGCTACCTTGCGATGTTGAGAGTTTTTATAGCGTATTGATGGAGATGGATGACGACAGCGCCGGTGATCTCCGCCGTGGATGTGGGTATCCAACTCCGAAGAGATTTGGATATAATCTTCTCAGTCCACGATCTTCATCGCTGGTTGTAAATTAA
- the LOC101219402 gene encoding leucine-rich repeat extensin-like protein 3 yields MFLMDPTISLLLLLVLTSFFTSLFGRTAEALTSVTRITIVGAVYCDTCLSNSVSKHSYFLPGVDVHLQCKFRAIAPKMAEQMAFSVNRTTDKYGVYRLEIPSVDGINCADGMTMQSFCQASLIGSSSEVCNVPGLRTTSEEISVKSKQDNLCIFSLNALSYRPMKKNESLCGSKKEKIPDPFTSSKFFLPFFPPYSLPFPFPPLPPFPSFPLPPLPPLPPLPPLPPLPPLPPVPFFPFPTCPNPPSLPFPFPPLPPLFPSPPSPSQPSAPPPPPPFSLSDPRTWIPYVSPFSPPPPPPSSPPPFSLSDPRTWIPHLPPFSPPPPPAFDPRDPRTWIPNIPPFSPSPPPAFDPRDPRTWIPRIPPFFPPPPPSFDLRDPRTWIPHLPPSPPQGPQNQKP; encoded by the exons ATGTTTCTTATGGATCCCACCAtttctctccttcttctccttgTTTTAACATCTTTCTTCACTAGTTTGTTTGGCCGAACAGCTGAAGCTCTAACGTCAGTCACTCGAATCACAATAGTGGGCGCAGTTTATTGTGACACATGTTTGAGCAACAGTGTCTCCAAACACAGCTACTTCTTGCCTG GTGTGGATGTTCATTTACAGTGCAAATTCAGAGCAATTGCTCCCAAAATGGCTGAGCAAATGGCCTTCTCTGTCAACAGAACAACAGATAAATATGGAGTATATAGATTGGAAATTCCATCTGTGGATGGAATCAATTGTGCTGATGGTATGACAATGCAGTCATTTTGCCAGGCAAGCTTAATAGGCAGCTCATCTGAAGTTTGCAATGTCCCAGGTTTAAGAACTACTTCGGAAGAGATATCAGTCAAGTCTAAGCAAGATAATCTATGTATATTCAGCTTAAATGCTTTGAGTTATAGGCCAATGAAGAAGAACGAAAGCTTATGTGGgagtaagaaagagaaaattccAGATCCCTTTACCTCCTCAAagttttttctccctttcttcCCTCCTTATTCCCTCCCTTTCCCCTTTCCTCCTCTGCCACCATTCCCTTCCTTTCCTTTACCTCCACTTCCTCCATTGCCTCCACTGCCTCCACTGCCCCCACTGCCTCCACTGCCCCCTGttccattttttcctttccctACTTGTCCTAACCCACCATCTTTACCATTTCCTTTCCCACCTTTGCCTCCTTTATTTCCTTCACCTCCAAGTCCATCTCAACCATCTGCACCACCTCCGCCACCCCCATTTAGTCTCAGTGATCCAAGGACCTGGATACCCTAtgtttctccattttctcctCCACCGCCTCCGCCATCATCACCACCTCCATTCAGTCTCAGCGATCCAAGAACCTGGATACCCCATCTTCCTCCATTTTCCCCTCCCCCACCTCCTGCTTTCGATCCCCGAGACCCGAGAACCTGGATTCCTAATATCCCTCCATTTTCTCCTTCCCCACCTCCTGCATTTGATCCTAGAGACCCCAGAACATGGATTCCCCGTATTCCTCCATTTTTCCCTCCCCCACCTCCATCATTCGACCTTAGAGACCCCAGAACATGGATACCCCATTTGCCACCATCCCCTCCACAAGGCCCTCAAAATCAAAAACCCTAA
- the GRX7 gene encoding glutaredoxin-C1-like, with protein MMHYQAERSWEYYMPVTASASRDPVDRVIRLAAESAVVIFSVSSCCMCHALKRLLCGMGVSPTVYELDHDPRGKDIERALMRLVGATSPPVPVVFIGGKLVGSMDRVMASHINGTLVPLLKEAGALWL; from the coding sequence ATGATGCATTATCAAGCAGAGCGTTCATGGGAGTACTACATGCCGGTGACGGCATCAGCATCAAGAGACCCCGTGGACCGAGTAATCCGGCTAGCGGCGGAGAGTGCAGTGGTGATATTCAGTGTGAGCAGCTGCTGCATGTGCCACGCTCTCAAGAGGTTGCTTTGTGGAATGGGAGTAAGCCCGACGGTGTACGAGCTGGACCATGACCCCAGAGGCAAAGACATTGAAAGAGCTTTGATGAGGCTGGTTGGAGCCACCTCGCCACCAGTCCCCGTCGTCTTCATCGGCGGGAAGCTCGTAGGGTCCATGGATAGAGTTATGGCTTCTCATATTAATGGAACTTTGGTTCCTCTTCTCAAGGAAGCTGGGGCCTTGTGGCTCTAG